The following coding sequences lie in one Ictalurus furcatus strain D&B chromosome 7, Billie_1.0, whole genome shotgun sequence genomic window:
- the puf60b gene encoding poly(U)-binding-splicing factor PUF60-B isoform X1, with protein MMENGQGTGSKLGLPPLTPEQQEALQRAKKYAMEQSIKSVLVKQTIAHQQQQLTNLQMAAVTMGFGDPLSPFQSVAAQRQRALAIMCRVYVGSIYYELGEDTIRQAFAPFGPIKSIDMSWDSVTMKHKGFAFVEYEVPEAAQLALEQMNSVMLGGRNIKVGRPGNIGQAQPIIDQLAEEARAYNRIYVASVHPDLSDEDIKSVFEAFGKIKACMLAREHTTGKHKGYCFIEYEKPQSAVDAVSSMNLFDLGGQYLRVGKAVTPPMPLLTPTTPGGLPPAAAVAAAAATAKITAQEAVAGASVLGSLASPAQLLSQQMGLPQAVLAAQAPGLITGVTPVRPTLPVVPQVGLVNPVLASPPITSSATSTGTPTSTTPQQPEVKREVQDKQQEKDEARADAVEQRSVNEQEQNRSSEGSPTVTHSGSTVMVLRNMVGPEDIDDDLEGEVTEECGKFGAVNRVIIYQERQGEEDDAEIIVKIFVEFSDSGEMNKAIQALNNRWFAGRKVVAEVYDQERFNKSDLSA; from the exons ATGATGGAGAATGGTCAAGGCACAGGCTCCAAGCTGGGCCTGCCACCCCTCACTCCAGAGCAGCAGGAGGCACTGCAGAGG GCGAAGAAATATGCTATGGAGCAGAGCATTAAGAGCGTCCTGGTGAAGCAAACCATAGCTcaccaacagcagcagcttACTAACCTGCAG ATGGCAGCCGTGACTATGGGCTTTGGAGATCCTCTCTCACCCTTTCAATCG GTTGCAGCACAGAGGCAGCGAGCTCTCGCCATCATGTGCCGCGTCTACGTGGGCTCCATCTATTACGAGCTTGGCGAGGACACCATTCGGCAGGCTTTCGCGCCGTTCGGCCCAATCAAGAGCATCGACATGTCCTGGGACTCCGTCACAATGAAACACAAG GGCTTTGCCTTTGTGGAGTACGAGGTGCCTGAGGCTGCTCAGCTGGCTCTGGAGCAGATGAACTCTGTCATGCTGGGTGGAAGGAACATTAAG GTGGGGCGGCCAGGTAACATTGGACAAGCACAGCCCATCATTGACCAGCTGGCAGAGGAAGCACGTGCATACAATCGCATCTACGTAGCCTCGGTGCACCCGGACCTGTCCGACGAGGACATCAAGAGCGTCTTTGAGGCCTTCGGCAAGATCAAAGCCTGCATGCTGGCCCGAGAGCACACCACAGGGAAGCACAAAGGCTACTGCTTCATCG AATATGAAAAGCCTCAGTCAGCGGTAGACGCAGTGTCCTCCATGAACCTGTTTGACTTGGGAGGTCAGTACCTGAGGGTGGGGAAGGCCGTGACCCCACCCATGCCTCTGCTCACCCCGACGACCCCCGGAGGTTTGCCGCCTGCTGCGGCTGTAGCTGCTGCTGCCGCCACTGCTAAAATCACAGCCCAG GAGGCTGTTGCAGGGGCATCCGTGCTGGGCTCGTTGGCGTCTCCCGCTCAGCTCCTCAGCCAGCAGATGGGACTTCCTCAGGCTGTGCTGGCAGCCCAGGCCCCAGGCTTAATTACAG GTGTCACACCTGTTCGGCCGACTCTGCCCGTGGTGCCTCAGGTGGGCCTGGTAAACCCCGTGCTGGCGTCACCACCCATCACATCCAGTGCCACGTCCACAGGAACACCAACAAGCACAACTCCGCAGCAGCCCGAGGTTAAGAGAGAGGTACAGGACAAGCAGCAGGAGAAAGACGAAGCTCGAGCAGACGCTGTGGAGCAAAGGAGCGTGAACGAGCAGGAGCAGAACAGAAGCAGTGAGGGCAGCcccacagtcacacactcaggG TCTACAGTAATGGTGTTGCGCAACATGGTGGGCCCTGAAGACATCGACGACGACCTGGAGGGGGAGGTGACCGAGGAATGCGGGAAGTTCGGCGCCGTAAACCGGGTCATCATCTACCAGGAACGTCAGGGCGAAGAAGACGACGCCGAGATCATCGTGAAGATCTTCGTGGAGTTCTCCGACAGTGGCGAAATGAATAAGGCCATCCAGGCCCTGAACAACCGGTGGTTCGCGGGTCGCAAGGTCGTGGCCGAAGTCTACGATCAGGAGCGTTTCAATAAAAGCGACCTTTCGGCATAA
- the puf60b gene encoding poly(U)-binding-splicing factor PUF60-B isoform X2: MMENGQGTGSKLGLPPLTPEQQEALQRAKKYAMEQSIKSVLVKQTIAHQQQQLTNLQMAAVTMGFGDPLSPFQSVAAQRQRALAIMCRVYVGSIYYELGEDTIRQAFAPFGPIKSIDMSWDSVTMKHKGFAFVEYEVPEAAQLALEQMNSVMLGGRNIKVGRPGNIGQAQPIIDQLAEEARAYNRIYVASVHPDLSDEDIKSVFEAFGKIKACMLAREHTTGKHKGYCFIEYEKPQSAVDAVSSMNLFDLGGQYLRVGKAVTPPMPLLTPTTPGGLPPAAAVAAAAATAKITAQAVAGASVLGSLASPAQLLSQQMGLPQAVLAAQAPGLITGVTPVRPTLPVVPQVGLVNPVLASPPITSSATSTGTPTSTTPQQPEVKREVQDKQQEKDEARADAVEQRSVNEQEQNRSSEGSPTVTHSGSTVMVLRNMVGPEDIDDDLEGEVTEECGKFGAVNRVIIYQERQGEEDDAEIIVKIFVEFSDSGEMNKAIQALNNRWFAGRKVVAEVYDQERFNKSDLSA; encoded by the exons ATGATGGAGAATGGTCAAGGCACAGGCTCCAAGCTGGGCCTGCCACCCCTCACTCCAGAGCAGCAGGAGGCACTGCAGAGG GCGAAGAAATATGCTATGGAGCAGAGCATTAAGAGCGTCCTGGTGAAGCAAACCATAGCTcaccaacagcagcagcttACTAACCTGCAG ATGGCAGCCGTGACTATGGGCTTTGGAGATCCTCTCTCACCCTTTCAATCG GTTGCAGCACAGAGGCAGCGAGCTCTCGCCATCATGTGCCGCGTCTACGTGGGCTCCATCTATTACGAGCTTGGCGAGGACACCATTCGGCAGGCTTTCGCGCCGTTCGGCCCAATCAAGAGCATCGACATGTCCTGGGACTCCGTCACAATGAAACACAAG GGCTTTGCCTTTGTGGAGTACGAGGTGCCTGAGGCTGCTCAGCTGGCTCTGGAGCAGATGAACTCTGTCATGCTGGGTGGAAGGAACATTAAG GTGGGGCGGCCAGGTAACATTGGACAAGCACAGCCCATCATTGACCAGCTGGCAGAGGAAGCACGTGCATACAATCGCATCTACGTAGCCTCGGTGCACCCGGACCTGTCCGACGAGGACATCAAGAGCGTCTTTGAGGCCTTCGGCAAGATCAAAGCCTGCATGCTGGCCCGAGAGCACACCACAGGGAAGCACAAAGGCTACTGCTTCATCG AATATGAAAAGCCTCAGTCAGCGGTAGACGCAGTGTCCTCCATGAACCTGTTTGACTTGGGAGGTCAGTACCTGAGGGTGGGGAAGGCCGTGACCCCACCCATGCCTCTGCTCACCCCGACGACCCCCGGAGGTTTGCCGCCTGCTGCGGCTGTAGCTGCTGCTGCCGCCACTGCTAAAATCACAGCCCAG GCTGTTGCAGGGGCATCCGTGCTGGGCTCGTTGGCGTCTCCCGCTCAGCTCCTCAGCCAGCAGATGGGACTTCCTCAGGCTGTGCTGGCAGCCCAGGCCCCAGGCTTAATTACAG GTGTCACACCTGTTCGGCCGACTCTGCCCGTGGTGCCTCAGGTGGGCCTGGTAAACCCCGTGCTGGCGTCACCACCCATCACATCCAGTGCCACGTCCACAGGAACACCAACAAGCACAACTCCGCAGCAGCCCGAGGTTAAGAGAGAGGTACAGGACAAGCAGCAGGAGAAAGACGAAGCTCGAGCAGACGCTGTGGAGCAAAGGAGCGTGAACGAGCAGGAGCAGAACAGAAGCAGTGAGGGCAGCcccacagtcacacactcaggG TCTACAGTAATGGTGTTGCGCAACATGGTGGGCCCTGAAGACATCGACGACGACCTGGAGGGGGAGGTGACCGAGGAATGCGGGAAGTTCGGCGCCGTAAACCGGGTCATCATCTACCAGGAACGTCAGGGCGAAGAAGACGACGCCGAGATCATCGTGAAGATCTTCGTGGAGTTCTCCGACAGTGGCGAAATGAATAAGGCCATCCAGGCCCTGAACAACCGGTGGTTCGCGGGTCGCAAGGTCGTGGCCGAAGTCTACGATCAGGAGCGTTTCAATAAAAGCGACCTTTCGGCATAA
- the puf60b gene encoding poly(U)-binding-splicing factor PUF60-B isoform X3: protein MMENGQGTGSKLGLPPLTPEQQEALQRAKKYAMEQSIKSVLVKQTIAHQQQQLTNLQVAAQRQRALAIMCRVYVGSIYYELGEDTIRQAFAPFGPIKSIDMSWDSVTMKHKGFAFVEYEVPEAAQLALEQMNSVMLGGRNIKVGRPGNIGQAQPIIDQLAEEARAYNRIYVASVHPDLSDEDIKSVFEAFGKIKACMLAREHTTGKHKGYCFIEYEKPQSAVDAVSSMNLFDLGGQYLRVGKAVTPPMPLLTPTTPGGLPPAAAVAAAAATAKITAQEAVAGASVLGSLASPAQLLSQQMGLPQAVLAAQAPGLITGVTPVRPTLPVVPQVGLVNPVLASPPITSSATSTGTPTSTTPQQPEVKREVQDKQQEKDEARADAVEQRSVNEQEQNRSSEGSPTVTHSGSTVMVLRNMVGPEDIDDDLEGEVTEECGKFGAVNRVIIYQERQGEEDDAEIIVKIFVEFSDSGEMNKAIQALNNRWFAGRKVVAEVYDQERFNKSDLSA from the exons ATGATGGAGAATGGTCAAGGCACAGGCTCCAAGCTGGGCCTGCCACCCCTCACTCCAGAGCAGCAGGAGGCACTGCAGAGG GCGAAGAAATATGCTATGGAGCAGAGCATTAAGAGCGTCCTGGTGAAGCAAACCATAGCTcaccaacagcagcagcttACTAACCTGCAG GTTGCAGCACAGAGGCAGCGAGCTCTCGCCATCATGTGCCGCGTCTACGTGGGCTCCATCTATTACGAGCTTGGCGAGGACACCATTCGGCAGGCTTTCGCGCCGTTCGGCCCAATCAAGAGCATCGACATGTCCTGGGACTCCGTCACAATGAAACACAAG GGCTTTGCCTTTGTGGAGTACGAGGTGCCTGAGGCTGCTCAGCTGGCTCTGGAGCAGATGAACTCTGTCATGCTGGGTGGAAGGAACATTAAG GTGGGGCGGCCAGGTAACATTGGACAAGCACAGCCCATCATTGACCAGCTGGCAGAGGAAGCACGTGCATACAATCGCATCTACGTAGCCTCGGTGCACCCGGACCTGTCCGACGAGGACATCAAGAGCGTCTTTGAGGCCTTCGGCAAGATCAAAGCCTGCATGCTGGCCCGAGAGCACACCACAGGGAAGCACAAAGGCTACTGCTTCATCG AATATGAAAAGCCTCAGTCAGCGGTAGACGCAGTGTCCTCCATGAACCTGTTTGACTTGGGAGGTCAGTACCTGAGGGTGGGGAAGGCCGTGACCCCACCCATGCCTCTGCTCACCCCGACGACCCCCGGAGGTTTGCCGCCTGCTGCGGCTGTAGCTGCTGCTGCCGCCACTGCTAAAATCACAGCCCAG GAGGCTGTTGCAGGGGCATCCGTGCTGGGCTCGTTGGCGTCTCCCGCTCAGCTCCTCAGCCAGCAGATGGGACTTCCTCAGGCTGTGCTGGCAGCCCAGGCCCCAGGCTTAATTACAG GTGTCACACCTGTTCGGCCGACTCTGCCCGTGGTGCCTCAGGTGGGCCTGGTAAACCCCGTGCTGGCGTCACCACCCATCACATCCAGTGCCACGTCCACAGGAACACCAACAAGCACAACTCCGCAGCAGCCCGAGGTTAAGAGAGAGGTACAGGACAAGCAGCAGGAGAAAGACGAAGCTCGAGCAGACGCTGTGGAGCAAAGGAGCGTGAACGAGCAGGAGCAGAACAGAAGCAGTGAGGGCAGCcccacagtcacacactcaggG TCTACAGTAATGGTGTTGCGCAACATGGTGGGCCCTGAAGACATCGACGACGACCTGGAGGGGGAGGTGACCGAGGAATGCGGGAAGTTCGGCGCCGTAAACCGGGTCATCATCTACCAGGAACGTCAGGGCGAAGAAGACGACGCCGAGATCATCGTGAAGATCTTCGTGGAGTTCTCCGACAGTGGCGAAATGAATAAGGCCATCCAGGCCCTGAACAACCGGTGGTTCGCGGGTCGCAAGGTCGTGGCCGAAGTCTACGATCAGGAGCGTTTCAATAAAAGCGACCTTTCGGCATAA
- the puf60b gene encoding poly(U)-binding-splicing factor PUF60-B isoform X4 produces the protein MCRVYVGSIYYELGEDTIRQAFAPFGPIKSIDMSWDSVTMKHKGFAFVEYEVPEAAQLALEQMNSVMLGGRNIKVGRPGNIGQAQPIIDQLAEEARAYNRIYVASVHPDLSDEDIKSVFEAFGKIKACMLAREHTTGKHKGYCFIEYEKPQSAVDAVSSMNLFDLGGQYLRVGKAVTPPMPLLTPTTPGGLPPAAAVAAAAATAKITAQEAVAGASVLGSLASPAQLLSQQMGLPQAVLAAQAPGLITGVTPVRPTLPVVPQVGLVNPVLASPPITSSATSTGTPTSTTPQQPEVKREVQDKQQEKDEARADAVEQRSVNEQEQNRSSEGSPTVTHSGSTVMVLRNMVGPEDIDDDLEGEVTEECGKFGAVNRVIIYQERQGEEDDAEIIVKIFVEFSDSGEMNKAIQALNNRWFAGRKVVAEVYDQERFNKSDLSA, from the exons ATGTGCCGCGTCTACGTGGGCTCCATCTATTACGAGCTTGGCGAGGACACCATTCGGCAGGCTTTCGCGCCGTTCGGCCCAATCAAGAGCATCGACATGTCCTGGGACTCCGTCACAATGAAACACAAG GGCTTTGCCTTTGTGGAGTACGAGGTGCCTGAGGCTGCTCAGCTGGCTCTGGAGCAGATGAACTCTGTCATGCTGGGTGGAAGGAACATTAAG GTGGGGCGGCCAGGTAACATTGGACAAGCACAGCCCATCATTGACCAGCTGGCAGAGGAAGCACGTGCATACAATCGCATCTACGTAGCCTCGGTGCACCCGGACCTGTCCGACGAGGACATCAAGAGCGTCTTTGAGGCCTTCGGCAAGATCAAAGCCTGCATGCTGGCCCGAGAGCACACCACAGGGAAGCACAAAGGCTACTGCTTCATCG AATATGAAAAGCCTCAGTCAGCGGTAGACGCAGTGTCCTCCATGAACCTGTTTGACTTGGGAGGTCAGTACCTGAGGGTGGGGAAGGCCGTGACCCCACCCATGCCTCTGCTCACCCCGACGACCCCCGGAGGTTTGCCGCCTGCTGCGGCTGTAGCTGCTGCTGCCGCCACTGCTAAAATCACAGCCCAG GAGGCTGTTGCAGGGGCATCCGTGCTGGGCTCGTTGGCGTCTCCCGCTCAGCTCCTCAGCCAGCAGATGGGACTTCCTCAGGCTGTGCTGGCAGCCCAGGCCCCAGGCTTAATTACAG GTGTCACACCTGTTCGGCCGACTCTGCCCGTGGTGCCTCAGGTGGGCCTGGTAAACCCCGTGCTGGCGTCACCACCCATCACATCCAGTGCCACGTCCACAGGAACACCAACAAGCACAACTCCGCAGCAGCCCGAGGTTAAGAGAGAGGTACAGGACAAGCAGCAGGAGAAAGACGAAGCTCGAGCAGACGCTGTGGAGCAAAGGAGCGTGAACGAGCAGGAGCAGAACAGAAGCAGTGAGGGCAGCcccacagtcacacactcaggG TCTACAGTAATGGTGTTGCGCAACATGGTGGGCCCTGAAGACATCGACGACGACCTGGAGGGGGAGGTGACCGAGGAATGCGGGAAGTTCGGCGCCGTAAACCGGGTCATCATCTACCAGGAACGTCAGGGCGAAGAAGACGACGCCGAGATCATCGTGAAGATCTTCGTGGAGTTCTCCGACAGTGGCGAAATGAATAAGGCCATCCAGGCCCTGAACAACCGGTGGTTCGCGGGTCGCAAGGTCGTGGCCGAAGTCTACGATCAGGAGCGTTTCAATAAAAGCGACCTTTCGGCATAA